Proteins from one Macrobrachium rosenbergii isolate ZJJX-2024 chromosome 14, ASM4041242v1, whole genome shotgun sequence genomic window:
- the LOC136845743 gene encoding LOW QUALITY PROTEIN: F-box only protein 7-like (The sequence of the model RefSeq protein was modified relative to this genomic sequence to represent the inferred CDS: inserted 1 base in 1 codon) gives MRLKIKYTNTQKFVINVEPCTLGNLKSKVREFISSSYGQTVREPLTFSLNGSDPLLGSEDDLLSSLGIVPGDMLMVIQPCAKQENDATTASSTLTHTQKKNCEPSPGTSASSSSSSRDIKDESKPVTGNSSAKMSEETSRTEKTLLEVKDGFPSPSLEKLFTQCTPSSGSQVVNLVVHLTMLECGFRLEDNFQVPPGWKEMVATFHYCHHSFSEFKCTLALVTMGEMKQVLASFPQQENAIMTQLKVGDYVKNSSKTVVPATDLVKVAQLSRTLRDCILHPLQIAAHQTLGIPAPWHLAGMPHELLLNVASFLGPRSVLKLGQTCKRLLSVMEDNELWHKLYKRDFRNLYDSLTDLHLVDWKAKYKEAIERRKEWKRLADEGCEFVIPGMMPPRPPFGPAYPSVPYYPEIPRPRGPIPYPPQPHPTPNPFYDPDGPYFGGEIPPAPNPFPNLSDPFDPFGMLPRRPGPRNPSXPPFMPPQPRNPRGPRFDFI, from the exons GGAACCATTAACCTTCAGTTTAAATGGTTCAGACCCTCTTCTTGGCAGTGAGGATGACTTACTTTCCAGTCTTGGTATTGTTCCTGGGGATATGTTGATGGTCATACAGCCATGTGCAAAACAGGAAAATGATGCGACAACAGCATCATCTAcattaacacatacacaaaaaaagaatTGTGAGCCATCACCTGGAACttctgcatcatcatcatcatcatcaagagaTATTAAAGATGAAAGTAAACCAGTAACAGGAAATTCTTCTGCAAAGATGTCCGAAGAAACTTCAAGAACAGAAAAGACTCTCTTGGAAGTGAAGGATGGCTTTCCATCACCTTCTCTTGAAAAGCTATTCACTCAATGCACCCCATCTTCAGGTAGTCAGGTTGTTAATCTTGTAGTCCATCTCACTATGCTGGAATGTGGTTTTCGTTTGGAGGACAATTTCCAGGTGCCACCTGGATGGAAGGAAATGGTTGCCACATTCCATTATTGTCATCATTCTTTTTCTGAGTTTAAGTGTACTTTGGCTCTTGTAACTATGGGTGAGATGAAGCAGGTATTAGCAAGCTTTCCTCAGCAAGAAAATGCAATCATGACACAGCTGAAAGTTGGTGACTATgtaaaaaattcatcaaaaactgTGGTACCAGCAACTGATCTTGTTAAAGTGGCACAATTGTCACGCACTCTTAGGGATTGTATTCTCCATCCATTACAGATTGCAGCACATCAAACCCTTGGGATACCTGCACCTTGGCATTTAGCTGGAATGCCTCATGAATTACTCTTAAATGTTGCATCTTTTTTAGGGCCTCGTAGCGTACTCAAATTGGGACAAACTTGCAAACGTTTGCTGTCAGTAATGGAAGACAATGAATTGTGGCATAAGCTTTACAAAAGAGATTTCAGGAATTTATATGACTCTTTGACAGATTTACATCTTGTTGACTGGAAAGCCAAGTATAAAGAGGCTATAGAGCGTCGTAAAGAATGGAAACGGTTGGCTGATGAAGGCTGCGAGTTTGTTATACCTGGCATGATGCCACCACGACCACCTTTTGGTCCTGCCTATCCTTCTGTGCCTTACTACCCAGAAATTCCACGACCTAGAGGGCCTATTCCATATCCTCCCCAGCCTCACCCTACACCAAATCCCTTTTATGACCCAGATGGTCCTTACTTTGGCGGAGAAATTCCTCCTGCTCCCAACCCTTTCCCAAATTTATCTGACCCCTTTGATCCATTTGGTATGCTCCCCAGGAGACCTGGTCCTAGGAACCCTT ATCCACCGTTCATGCCTCCACAACCAAGAAATCCTAGAGGACCAAGATTTGATTTTATCTGA